In Girardinichthys multiradiatus isolate DD_20200921_A chromosome 10, DD_fGirMul_XY1, whole genome shotgun sequence, the sequence TAAGAGTGTCATCTGTGGGCTGGCCTTGAGAGCCGACAGCATTTCCTTCACCTTTGGCTCTTTGCTAACAAAGAGAACTGTGGGGCCGATAAACAGGGGAGCCATGTTGCAGTAAACAGAGTCACTCAGGAATGACCGTGTCACCTGAAAACCGTAAAttagataagatttaaacatcCCAACTAGTAAAAATGCATGCCAGTGTAAATGCTTATAGGTTTTCTGCTAGAGATGCACTAATCATGCTTTTCCTGACTGAAACAGATttacaattttctttctaaaggCTGACCTGCtgatttccttttctttctccaaaagactataaaacaaaaaagtgcagAAATGTGCTACAGATCCTTACATACAGATCGTAGTTCATAATAATCAAGAACTGTTTGAACTATCCTCTTTTAACAACACAGCAAgatattaaacaaaatatatgtgaGGTTTGATGCTGTTTTAATCAACACTCAATATCAAAATCCATATGTAATGTTCTACCTGGTTAGGAAAGAACTTGACTCTGATGCCGTGTTTGAAAAGCCGGTGTTTGAGAACAAGCATCTCTTCAGCACTGCTGGCGTTTTTCTGAACCACAGCGATCATTTTACACTCCTCAAACACTTTCTTCAAATCCTTCTTCAGGAGTAAAGTAAACCCATTATCCTGACGGAATGAAAGAGAAGAGTTTGAGCTGAAAATATTTAGGTCATAAACAAGGAATAAATGTAGAGATCTACTCAGTAATTGGCCAGAGACAAGAATCAGCCAGTTACCCTTTGATTGGCACGAatacagaaaatactttttcagttCAATCAAGTCATTTCTTTTTGTAATTGTAGGTTCAAGTTTTGGgaaaatccaaaaaaaaagcttaaaggAAACACTCCCAGAACATAATTACTCTGCCGTTTTTCATTCCTCCTAGTGACATAACCAGGGTTTATTGTTGACATTTTGGTTCAACTAAACTGTATTTGATTCACCTGAAGAGAAgtctatttaaaaaataaaaaaaaacaactaaacaggTTGCTAATTAATGTCCCTAAGtctaaaataaactgatttaatataAGAGCACCCGATTACTTAGCCTGGGCATTTTCAGGATTTAACTGTAAAGTCCAACTTTAAAATCAGTGTAAGCTTTTACTCTTTTTGTTTCAAGGCTGAatgtttttaaagtgaaaatatTATATTCTACACTCGCAGATTCCCAGTCATTTGAGTCATGATAACCACAACAGGCTTAAATTGAATATAATACACAACTGAATGGGACTTTTAGGCTGAATAAATAGACTATTACTATCCAATTACCTGACAGCTGTTCTAACCAAGAAATAGAtacattctttcattttgtgaCTTTGGGTTACAACTTTTCTTTTGTCTAAATTGAGGGACATTTCCCCAGAGACTAAGGTTTTAAATCACTTACATACCTAATGCTAATGTAGAAATACACTTTTGCTAGGTCATTAAAACTAAGTCTCCCTGTTGCATCAATTCAGCTGCAATTAAAGGATAGTTGCTGTCGGGGTCTCACCTCCTGGACGTGCTTGTTTTTGGACGGATAAGCCCCCGGGGCAACGGGCCTAACTGGAGGTATGTACTGCGTGACGGCCAAGAGCTTCTGTTTGAGGATATGAAGGGGTTTTTTGTGACGGGTCACAGCCTTGGAGCCGTGTCGTACACTCTGAATCAGAGGCAGCCACCCTGAAAGCCACAGAGTCAGTTAGAAATCTGCTGCAACAACTGGAGATGCAGAGATAGCATCGGCTAACCACGATGCAAATCCTCCAGTTTAACGAAAAGATGGCAGACACTGACAAAAACATACGGTTATATTCACGGGAAAACACACGTCTAACATTTTAAGGAGTTAAATCAGGTGTTGAAACACAATATAAGGTGTTTTTTACCCTGGTTTCGTAGTAACGTCGCACACAAGGTCGCTGTCATCTTTAACAGGAAACACGTCATTTAGAAAGTGACGATGGAACAAATGGCGCATTCACTTACGCGTCGGTAAAAAGGGCTCCCAAAAAAGATACAGTTGTGACTAGTGACACAAATCACCTTCGAAATTGTGTTATAAGCCATAATTGCTCGAATTGATCTTTCATACAAAAAATTTCATTGTGTCAGCTGTACACAGCACCAATACAAAAGTCTTGTACAGCCCTGAAATCTATCAGTCCACTTTAATGTACCCGTGTAATTCTATATTtgtttcaaacaaaaaataataatttggtatGTAGGGTAAACTCAGGCTGGAATATTTCTTTCTATATCTTTGTTTGTGTTGCTACATTTCTCAGTAGTTTTACAAAGTAATCTGCCAAATACAGAACTATCCACGCCGTCGAGAAAACCACGATTTTTGAACCCTTCACAACGTACTGACGTAAGTTTTCTCCTTCAGTTTAATTTCATGCATTTGAGCCGTATTTTATTTAAGTCGTACCTAAATTAGGTtcgaagacatttttttttttatttccacctaattttacaaaaaaaaaaaaaaaaaaaaacaactatctGTACAGTGGGCACAAAAGTCGCACGTTTGCATAATTGTTTACGTAAAGGGAGGTTACGTCAGAGTCTTTTTGACAAGCATGAGGCGCATACTCAGTACGAGTCTATTAAGACATTTCAGACCGTTTGGTAGAAATTCTCCCTCTCGTATCGACCTGACTGTGGGGGAACGGAGCGCCTTTTTGctacatttctgcattaaaaccGCAAGTGACCGCAGTAACATGGACCTGAGTAACATGAGGAAGAAATACAGGGACGATGACGAGGTGAGCAGCATTCAAAGCAACAGTCATAGTGCGGAGGTGCAAGGTCATGGGTTATTTTTTTGCAGTGTTCATTTTGTATTGACAAAACCCCCTACAGCAGATTCCAAATAAGTCAGCCAAAAGACAACGACTCAAAGTGCAAATGGCCAACGTGATCTGCATGATGCATGAGTTATTAAAGGCCCTTTGAGTGAAAGGATACTGCACTGCTTAGGTTGTTTCAGCTGCAATCTAGGTAAAGACCATTGCAATGTCTTCATATGCCTTTTCTTACAAACTCCAGTTATTTTAATTAtaggtgatagaccaacataatcTGTTGTGCAGTTATGACGTGGAACAAAAATTCTatatgccttgcaaaagtttttgcaaataataatatgaaatgttttatgtgGATTTGTATCCAGCCATCTTTACTATGATACCCCTAAACAAAATCAACTACAGCTAATTGGCATGATGTCACCCTGAACTAGGGAGTAGAAATGCATTGAGAAATTGGCTGTGGACCATTGTCAGTCAACTTTTAGGTTGACCAATGACTTTCAAAGATCCAGTGTTTTTCTAAAAAGTGAATACACCATACAGGAGCTCAAactgacaacaacactcttcagtgtgcaAGTTATTACTGTGAGAATACTCAAACCCAGCTATCTTAAGCGCAAGTGAGGTATTTGTGGACTTGAGTCAGAAGAAGCGCAGAGATGtgagaagctatttaaaatgaaacagtATTTTCTAGGGATGGATTGTTATGAAAATTTGGGTAAATATTTGCACTTGTCAAACTCatcatcttctgctttatctgGGCCCGGGTCGTGGGGGTAGCAGACTTAGTAGGGATGCCCTAACCTCCCTCTCCACAAGGCATTCCctggccagctgagagacatagtccccgtgttctgggcctcctcccggtgggacgtgcctggaacacctccagtgTTCAGTAATAATATTGGCTAAGTCTAGGCAATCTTCACTCAATAACAGGGTCCACACCAAAGAATGTTGTCAGCACGTAGGGCTTACATATGGTCCTGTCATTGACTGggaaaataattgtattttgaaGTTTCTGACTAGCTGATCAAACAAAGAATTGCTCGCCAGCCAATTTCTCTGTGCACATTTGTGTGCAACGTTCTCTAAAGTTTGTTACCTTCTTTCGTTGAGctagttgtgttttttatgcAGTGCTTTGAGGAGAGTCAGCTTGTGTCTTTGGATCCCATCAAGCAGTTTGGAAACTGGCTTGATGAAGCAACAAAGTGCCCTAAAATTGAAGAGGCCAATGCTATGTGTATCGCCACGGCCACCAAGTAGGTAACCCTACTATCTCCCAGGAGGTTTAAAACACTAAAGACTTGTACTGTTTGTCATGATGTCCCATCACCTCGGTCTGATCAGGGATGGACGTCCATCCGCTCGTATggtcctgctgaaaggttacAACAACGAAGGTTTCCGTTTCTTCACAAACTACGAGAGCAGAAAGGGTACTGAGTTGGTATGTAACTgcattttatgaaacatttttaatcctTGTAGAACTCAAAATTCAAAGGAACTTCACTAAACCCcaaaatgaaatttatttattgcaatatGAATAAACAATGTGATATTTACAAGGGATGTCCAGATCAGTCTTCAGCAAGGTCACCTCTGGCTCCTTCTAATAATATTTTCTTGCTGAGCAGTTTGCTAAAGTGCTACtctaacattagcatgttttctctctttttttgatTCTACCAATTTTATTTTTCGGCTTGTGACATATCTAAGTATGATCCAGCCAATGATCTGTGGACAAAACTTacagaaaaagctgttttgctgcttcatAAATGTAGTGCTTTGCTTTAAATGCCGTAACATTTAATGACTAGTGTTTTAACTGCACTTTGCCCACCTCTATAATCTAAGTTTGTGATGATGTACACAACCAGTCAAATTACAGATAGACCACAGGAAACAGGAGCCAATACAGTTTCTCGTTTCTTTTCTCGTCTTGTTTGATCACAAtatatacagtttttttctttgaggtttactagttttgttgtttttttccatgtcCTGTCCTGCAGAGTAGTTCTCAGAATTGTTTTCTGAGTGCcgagaagaagcccaacagctTTACTTTTTACAAGAGGAGCATTACGGCTTTCTCTACAATGCTCCgcttaatatatttaaaaaaccttattagaaatggctttggGATAATTTCAGACGCAGTGGACATGGAGACGGAAACAAAAGGGGGGGAAATGAAGAAAGAAAGGGAGATACGTAGggcaaaaagttaaaagggAGAGGAGATAAGAATAGAAGAGAAAGAGGGATAAAGAggatacaagataacaccctggaAGTACCCTAGAGGAGGGTGTTATCTTTCTGTTACACCGCAGAAAGAGACCTCATTCTTAaaactttagaaaaatatttatgttctctggtttttttttctttgagaaatTATTGTTTAATAGAGTCAATCAGCTACTATTTTGAGAAATGATTAATATCTGATAAAGCAATTTTTCAACATAACTTTTAGTGTTATGATAAATTATGTGGTAAAAACACCAAATATGGTTTGGTGGTTTTTATCAACTAACCAGGCAAAACAAACTATTTGGAAGCTTACGATGTTTAGCATTTTTGCGTTTAAATCTGAAACAATCTGGAAACTACTGAACATTCTGGAcatccagaagactcaggtggaggcctcaacaatctcctggatcaaagactacctgacaaacagaccacagtttgtgagactgaagggttgtgagtctaaccaggtagtcagcagcacaggagcaccacaggggactgtactctcaccattcctcttcactctgtacacctcagacttccagtacaagacagactcctgtcatctgcagaaatactcggatgattctgcagtcgtggggtggatcagagatgtacaagaagctgagtacagggagctggtggaccgctttgtggcatggtgtggaaacaatcatttcattttgaacgtgactaaaacaaaggagat encodes:
- the mrpl10 gene encoding 39S ribosomal protein L10, mitochondrial; translation: MTCFLLKMTATLCATLLRNQGWLPLIQSVRHGSKAVTRHKKPLHILKQKLLAVTQYIPPVRPVAPGAYPSKNKHVQEDNGFTLLLKKDLKKVFEECKMIAVVQKNASSAEEMLVLKHRLFKHGIRVKFFPNQVTRSFLSDSVYCNMAPLFIGPTVLFVSKEPKVKEMLSALKASPQMTLLGGCIDNTLLSAQGVVGYSKLPSVTVIQGELVSGLTMLTSRTASMLQRHPAHLSALLQQYIKQQSLGDGVEAAPKAEEAT
- the pnpo gene encoding pyridoxine-5'-phosphate oxidase gives rise to the protein MRRILSTSLLRHFRPFGRNSPSRIDLTVGERSAFLLHFCIKTASDRSNMDLSNMRKKYRDDDECFEESQLVSLDPIKQFGNWLDEATKCPKIEEANAMCIATATKDGRPSARMVLLKGYNNEGFRFFTNYESRKGTELESNPYACLVFYWEPLNKQIRIEGSVERIPHQSSCEYFHSRPKRSQIGAVVSLQSTPIPNRDYLRKKNAELEEKYKDTEVPMPDYWGGYMVKPYSIEFWQGQTNRLHDRIIFSKMKDGEKLGEFQHEAEGGWVYQRLSP